GTATGAGCAAGTGAGGTTGAGGACCAGAAGCCAGaaacttttcatttctgtaagaaCAAAACACAGTTACAGGACACTGAGCCCATTTCTAGACCTCCCTCATGTTCACCATTGCTGAACGAAGTGGGGTGAATGTtcattctgcagaaataaatgtatactaaattttaattatatgcTATATCTAGTATATCATGTAGGCTGTTTGGTGGAAGAGGGGTTGAAAAATCTGCAATGAAGTCTAGTCATGAGTCATTTTCTTTGACAAAGCAGTGCTTCCTGGTGAAGTTATCTTCCTCCAGGGGTACATTACAAGTTGTAGCTGTTGCTATAAATTTCTTTTCACTGGTAaaagtgttttaatattttttgagcAGTTTCTTCCATATGGATGATTGGTTTGCCTGTCTTCTAAACTTGCTAAGAAGAAATGACTGACATCCCTTCACAGGAAGATTcattaggtttctttttttcattctcaacTTGCTCATCTGATTTTGCCCAGAGAAGCCTGTGAACTTATTGGCATAACTAAGACAGCTGCACGTGGACAGCTTTGAAAGGGATAGGGTCTCAGCTCTtctacttaaagaaaaaaattctttaagttACAAAATTTGGGCGGCAAAGGAGCCCAGGATGGGAAACTGGAGATTAGTTAAAgtttaaaaagaggaagaaagattaATTGAATGAAAAAGTACAGAGCATATTTTGTAGCATACAATCAGAGAGCATTAGgccacacacgcacacagaggaggagaagaacaggaacagaaacaaatttcaTCTGTTCAGCAATTCCAAGCTGTCAAGATGTGATGGCATAACCTGAAGAAAGCAAGGACATGTGGTATACAAAACATTTATACTAAGAGTATAGAAATATTTGGGGTTTAATGTGCTTAAATTTGCAAAGTAATTTTATGGCATTTCATTTTCCATAGTAAATGAGAAAGActgagctttgttttcttagaACTGACTAGTTGACTACCCAGGGTGATTTACCTGATTACAAATTAGTTAACTCTATAATCTTCCTCACCAAGGCTCCTTAATTTCATCATAAAACCTGACAACTTCTACCTTTCTAATCCTATGAAAACattatatattttcttgtaaactcagcaaatatttttgactTATTCCACAGCCAGCACTTAAAGAATCACGCAGATTTATTTGTGGTTTGATTGAACAGTAAAGCCCTCACACTTCTGGTTGCTGTAGGACATTTGGAGTGGGTTACAGGACACTCCCTGTCCAGAAATGAGACCTGTAGTGGACCTGCAGTGTTAAAAGAGCAGCAGTAAATAACAGCAAGAGAAAATTAGTGCAATGGTTTGTGTGACTGTACCAGAGCTCACCCCTTAGAGCCTCCTTCAGAGCTATGCTTGGTTTTGCAGATCTGGTTCCTTCCTACCCACTAAAATGCGTTTTCAGCCAAAAACTGCTAATAAATGTAATGCCTTAAAATAGCAGTATAACGTACACAAATGCTTGTAAGCTGTACATGCCCGGTCACAGTGCTACTTCtcaggctgctgctttgctAAGTATTAGTACTATTAATGATTTATGTGGTGCCGCTGAGCTGTGTGACACTTCACAAACATGTAAGAAGACTGGTTCAACCATAAAGTCAGAATAACTTCCTCAGTTTCACAAACTGAGGTAATGGGCCTCCAGGGGAGGTCAGCCCACCTGGAGGGTAGGTGCAGATCTGCTTGTGGACAAGACCCCCACTAGTTAAGCATTAATTTCACCTGGAATGAGACAAAAGGCATTACAAGAATTTTCCTAGAATAAAAAGACTTTTCCGTATGTCCTCTGAACTGGGGACTAGAAATGCAGCTTACAACTCTTTCACTTGGAGAAGCAAGACTAGTTGTTATAAAAAGAAGTGCTGAGGTGCTCTTTTCCAGAGCACATTTCCGTGGATTTACAAGATTTTACAGTAATAATGTGAGGAGGATGTTGAGCTTGATAAGACTAATGACAGGAATTGGGGACAGGATGGGCCTTGGTCAGAACAGCTAGAAAGAGAATgatttgcagaaaaacaaaatcagtctTTTGCTATTCTGAACAAATAGCATATGTCCTAGTGAAAAACCAGATAACCTATTGAAAGGCCTTAATAACATGACTAAACCAAGACCTACTCAATATATGCTGGCAAAGCCCCCCAGCATGCAcgtgcacatgcacacacacacacgctgcATTTAAGACCAGTATTATGCAATTGATACAACCACAGAACTAGTTAGACTACAGCTTTTTCTACCTAGAAAATGTTTGCGATTCATTCAGCTGCAAATGAAAAGATAGAAATTAAAACGTCAATGAGAAActtgataaaatattaaagaagccaatttgttttcagctgacccccttcattttaataaagtatatttcaaaatgaaaagatgtttcaaatagcaaaaataataattttgttctaaaaatGCCCGTCTTTTTCATCCTAGCATTGTTTTCATCCCCCTTGGAAGGCATGAAATTTAATGCAAAACCAACTCTAGgttttttcaacagaaaactatttttctggACACTACCCAGTTAATGCTTTATGGGCATTGAGGTAAGACAAGTGTTAATTTAGAGGGCAGGGAAGAGCTGCCCTGGAGAAACAATGCTCTGAGTGGCCAGAATGTAGAAAGCAGCTGGGCCAAGGGCTCTGCAACCCCTGCCCCTCTGGCTCCTCCCGCCCAGgaccccctccagcccctggcTCCAGAGGCGGCCCGCGGGCTGAGCTCACATGGGCTGTCACTGCACCCTGCTTGACTCCTAGCACCGTTACTCCCCTCGCTTTCCAACCAGGGTggtctctccttcctttcccaccTCTTGCTGTATTTACTGGAAACATGTTTGCTTGGAAGGGAGGGTTAATCCTTTTTCGCACAGagctccccttccttttcccaggAAGCTTGTTCCTGAAATCATATTTTACTACAGATAAATAAAACACTGCTAAAGTTAGGCTCTGAAAGTGAAGTAGCAGGGTTTCTTGGCTGTACATTTTCTCCTGCATGATTGTTATCTGCTCCAGAGATCTGCCGCTGGTCGTTAGGTTCCCTTGTTAAACCGGTGGTTCTCAGATGCAGCCCACGCCCCTGCCTCTGCAGTGATTTCACCTTGCTTCTGTTACTTCTGCCATCCTGACATCTGCTAAGACTTTTGCAGACATGGTGAATTCTGGCTTCAAGAATTTGAATAACTGTTGCCTCTAGCTCCCTCTAGGTAAAAACCAAGGCAACAATATTTGCCAATAATACGAAGTTATCCTGAatagttaaaaacaaacctctgCTTTAAAGAACTGCAGATATACTTTCTTAGACTGCctgagaaagcaaaacagcaggTCAAATTCAGTGTAAAGGAAGTGGTCTTCAAAGTGAAACCAAATCCTACCTTCATATACACACTGAGAGACATTCAGCTGACTGAGATTACCCCTCAGgactgagatttttttattaaaatacatagcTTGCTAAAATATCAACTCAGTGCTTCATGGATGATcaaaaagcagttaaaattCTAGAAATTATAAcaaggaaatagaaaacaaagttGTGTCAGTATGCCATTGTAGCAAATTGTGATTCAGCTGCACCTTCAATGCACTGCAAATTGGGTATACCCTCCATTTTCCCTCATGTAAAAAAACCTACCTGAATCCTAGAGCATAGTCCAGGTGGCAACatggatttaaaaaacccaaactataCAAAGGTATACTAGACAAGGAATGACTAAATATATTAGGGGCTCCTCAGCCTGGAAGAGAGGGAGCTATGATGAAGGTGTACAAGATCATGAGTTGACGGAGACACCAGGCAGGGATTCACTGTTTTATCTCTTCCCCTTCCAGAACTTAGGGGCATCAGATGGGGTGTGGACAGGTTTGAATGAAGGTTAAGCACACTTGCTATACAATTTTTTGGATGTTACAATGTCTGCATGGGTTAAAACTGAAACCAGACACATTTAGAGAAGAAATAACTCAAATGGTGTTAGATGCAAAGGGAATCCCTGAAATGCAGATTCAAAGGGGTGAATGTGAGTGCTTTTGTGAGCTTGCTTCCCCTGTCTCTGTGCTCCTTTTCAGCTATCAACTGTAACCAAGAGGTGACCAGACTAACTCAACCTTCAGTCTGATTCACTCTTGCTGGTTTTATGTCTTTATATTATACTGCTGGATACTAATAAAGCAAAGTCTCTTCCAGACCAAGGCAAGCATTTCAGTTagtgtcatttttttctctgcagcagcagcttggtGCTAAGCATGGCACGTCTGGTGGCAGCCCGGCAGCCACCCACACCaatgctgcctgctctggctcCTCCATGCCATCTACTCAGCTGCCTAAAGAGTTGCAAGGTCCCTTTGGAAGATTTAAATGACCCCAAAGTTCATTGAAAGTAATTTACATTCTCACAGAGTTTTGACAAGCCATTTGGTTTCCACCATGCTTGGTTCCTGCAGCCATGGGTATGGCATAGAGTGATACAGGCATCATCATGCCTTGCTGTCTTGCCTGAAGTAGGCAGTACTAAAATCAGGCTGGCCCAGCTGGAGACAATGTTTGCCTGAGCCTAGAGTGAGGCTCTGGCTTTGTGGTTAATCTCTGTGCTATGATAATGCCTAGGAAGAATCAGTGCAGTATAAATTACGGCACTCAAAAATCTGATCAGGATAAATTCATATTGCTGATGCACCCAGAGCGCTCCTGGTTCATGCAAAAGGCAGGTGATTTTGGCTCTAAAATCCCAGATAAGTGGTTGTGGCAGAGAAGATGACAGTGACCACCAGCTCCCCAGCTGGCTGCACATATGGATGTGACCAAGCATGAGACGACAGCAAACTACCGCACTGCCTACGTTGCCTCAGAGAGCTTCAGTTATGTGGCTACAAACAATCAACAAAGCTTCAACTTCCTTAATTCTGTGTGCCAGTTCACCTCATCTAGATTTAGACAGACCTTAGCTAGGAGCCTGGTCGAGCTCCCTCAGGGCATGAATGAAACCTACGGACTCTGGGAGCAAATGTTTTTATAGGCAGCTCAGTCTTCCAAGCCCAAAAATTGcttccagatatttttcttcattatgcAAGCcttttccataatttttccaCTTCACACCATCTGCTTAGTTTCTTCTGGTTTAGGGGTCATGGTTTTTTCTGGGCTACAAAGCTGCCAGCACCTGCTATGGAAGAGGGAGTCCAAAGTCTGGTTTCTGGCAAAAGGTAGCTGGAACTTCGGTGGAAGCCACTTGCTGGGTCATTGCTATGTGTGCACTGGCTAGTTTGCTTTAACTACTTCAAAAAGATGAATTGATTAGCTTGAAAAATTAACATGATTATAGTTGAATTTTCTTCCGTAAGAGAACAAGCCATATTGTATTACTACTAATAAGGCAGGATAAAAAACTGTAAACAGTTCTGGGTGGTTTTCTCACATTTTATTCACACTTTGAATCTGTTGCCTCACTGAAAAGCTTCATTGAGAAGATAAGGTTTAAGCCATTGCTAGTTATAATGCATGTGTGGACAAATACAAACTATTTTTATAGAAACAAagaggtttttgttgttttgatgttGATTTCTGGGGTGGGTTTCCACTGTGGTCTCCATTTGACCTTGATATTGTGCAGTGAGCCCATGCTCTTCTGTTTCCCCTAAGGAGAGCTGCTTCTATGGCTCACTGCATCATCACCACCAGAAAGTGAAAGCTCTGTGAGCTTCTCCAGTGGGAGATTCAGGCCACttgtctttctctttcagttttctgactGAGATTTTGCTCTCCTCAAAATAAGAGGCAGAAAATGGGTAAGTTACACCAAGCACTGGACTTCTGCATCTGCCACCAGACTGTTCTGGGTTACAGCATTGTGTCCCTGCTGAGGGCTGCCAGTGAGCACATCTTCTCCTACGCGGTGTTCAAGTGTCCCTGCAATTCTGGCAACATGCTGTATGGCTCCGTCTTCCTCATAGTGCCTGCCTTCATCCTATTTCTGCTTGGCTACATGGTGAATGCCAGGACACGGCGCCTGCTGACAGGCAGCTGCCCTCCAGAGGAGCgctgcacctgcagcccctgggaaaCCTGCGCCTGCTACCGCCTTGGTGGCCCCCCTCACCTGGATCCGGGTGGCCCTGCTCAGAGCCAGCTTCTACAAGTGCACGGCCAGTGGGAACAGCCTGATAGAGAAACTTGTGTGTGAAGATAAAGGACAAGAGTGCCACAAGCTGCTGGTCAAAGTACCCTGCGAAAAGAAGTTATTGGAGAAGATACCGGGTGAGTTCCTCAGCCTTCAGGCACAGTCCCAGGTAAAGCCTTGTGGCTCTTTTCACTCTATGGGCCTCAAGCCTGGCTACTCAATGTACAGTGGTGCCTGCTGGGGACTGTCCTCTCTCATGCTATATCGTTACCAAAAGTACACAATTAGCAAATTCATTAGCAAAAAAACACTAGCAGAAAGGTAATAAGTGTATGTTTGTGCTATTTTCTGCGTTTGCATGTTTGCATGGCAATTGTTTGGCACTGCGATTTACAAAACCTCTTTCAAAGCTGGCCAGGGAACCAGCCTAGAGACCAGGACTTTCACAGCaagttttcttctcatttaacTTAGGCATGGTGTGagttcttctctttttctactTTTACCTCTCTAAATGCCTCAAACTTTTTGAAGTATGCATTAGCTGAGGGGAAGCTGAAATCACAAATAGAGAGGAAGCTGATGTCTCCTTGCACCAGAGAACTGGGAGATGAAACAAATAAGGATGGCTTGTTTGACTATGAATCTCAGTGCTTGAATCTATTATTAATTTCACACATGTATTCTAGAAGAATAGTTAAAATATGTGGCTGTCTTGTTGAAGTGTTCTTGTGCTGAAGGCAAACGGCATTATCAACAGCATGACCAAAAAAATAGCACttgtgtgtggatttttttgtttggagtgAAATGAAACCCCTAGATTTTGGCTCAGACATCAGGTAGAGGAAGTACTTTCCAAGAACAGATAAAACAGTCACCAGGAGGTCTAATTCACAGCACCAGAGGTGGACAGGGTGATTCTGCACCCCCTGTACCATGAATCTGACCACATCTGCAGAAACTGCTGGTCAGTATCTTGCTGGATATAACTGAGGAAAGAACTTcatcttctcttttatttttttttttttattcatccTCAATCCAGCAAGGTCAGCTCAGGGGTGCAGAAGCTTTGAAAGGCTGGCTAAATTGTGTGCATGGGATCCTCTCTTTCCACAGAAAGCAGACTGTTACAGGCACTCCAGGGTGTCTTTGCTTACAGTTTTCATGCCTGCTTCAATGTTAAGTCTATACTCTTACATATGGCAGTGCAAAACCACCATTAACCCATCTATCTCTTTTCCAAGCTGATAGGATGGGTACTGAGAGCCAGCATCATGACTGTGGCACAGATTTCAACATGTGTCAGCCTCCGTTACTCCCCAGTTAGCTACATTCGGCTCAAGTTCTGGAAAACGTACttgaaaaaggaacagaagctCTTTGAGATCAAGGCTAAAGAGCATGAAACCAGGCTGgcagaaataaatatgaattgCTTTTTTGAAGCCACTGACCCAGCACTGTTTCAGACTCTCAGCAATGAAGACTGGCGGAAGATTTCACTCTTGTTCTTGTTGCAAGAGCAGTATTACAGCATGATACACAAGTACGTTAACACAGAGGCAACAGCATCTGGTTTGGGGCAGGAGATCAGAATCCCTCTGTTTTAGGATCTGTGGATGAAGCAAGCACAAGCAAATCAGGGTTTTAATGAAACAAATCCTTTCGATGCTGACAGTCGTTTAACCCTACAGATATAAGAAGTGTCTTATCCTGTGCTCATATTGAAATCTATGGGAATTGTATGTAAAAGCTGATAGTCGTAACCCTcagcaggtttgtttttaaatacactttgttgtttttgcttaagtgcatttaaataaatgcatctgTCATGATGAGGGGTTTCATATGTTGTTGTTCATTATGAAGAGTCACATGTAAAATAATAAGCATTCACAACGATGTCAGCACGTACCACGTCAGATTATTACCAAACACCTTGAGGCCATTCGGCAGCTGGAGTGACAATACCAAACCTTCTACCTGGCAGTATCAAAGCGACAAAAAGGAATGGGAGTTTTGATCAGAAATTCAGCTTAGTTTATTTGTTCTCACTTGAGAATATATCTTTCGGTGCAGCCAAGAGCAAGTTCTAGACTAAAATATTTACTTCCAGTCAATTAGTTTCTCAAGGCAAAGGCcatatcttttaaaatctggGAAGTGATTAGCATTTTGGAGCTACCTGTGCATAACAAAGGAGTACATCAGAATGACTTCATCTGCTTATCGGTTGGAATAGATGAGGAAAACGATTCCAGCCATTTTACTCCTACTGCTCAGCAGCTTTAGGTAAtagcaatgaaacaaaaaacttcCACGGTGGTAAATTTTCTTTACCGCTGCCTGATCTTGATCACCTTTTGCAGCAGACCCTCTTAATTAACTCTACTGCTCATTTTCTGTAATTGTAAAGctctttaatggaaaaaaataagcatttgaaTGCTGCAAGGAAAACACACCAGCATTAAACGTCCTGTTTGTATTCCacgtgtatttttttttttctgaaaaatacgTATTTATTacgggttttttttaatatatattattacATACAGGGTTTGGCCCTGACATCAATACCTAAGCTGCAACTGGGTGTCCCTGCCAAATGCACTATTTAACTTGATCCAGAATGGAGTCTAAGTGCAAATTAGCATGTCTGAGGGGTTAGGCTTATATACAACACAGCAATGTACATGAAGCTTATACTAACAACCATTTATAGCACAGCAACATACTTAAGGACATTATAAATCCACAATCCATATTAACAAATAATAAAGTTCTTATCAAAGAACATCTAATTATAAGAAACAAAGATACcagttttcagtgaagaatgaTAAAGTTCAGTTTTActctgaaaaactttttttagaGAGCATTTTAGAGAAGTGAGTCAGATTGTTTGGTCTGGGCCGTCCTTCCACTCATCCCAGAAATCTTCTCTTTCTTGACAATAAACTCTAACTAGGAAATTATttagacagagagagagaaatcccATTAAGTTCTTTATTACAGTCATTTTccaaggaagaaggaagggaagagccTTTTAACTAGCTGGATGTAACAAGCATGGGAAGCTTCCTTCTTAttgtaaactgaaaataaaacacacagagggaaaacaagattttaatcTATATGTaaaaaggagttttaaaaagcattaattttgtCATGGAGTCACTGACTCGCTCAATGCTCTTTTCCTTCCAGGAACCTTGATGATAATAGAGTAACAAATGTCCAGTTTGTTACTTGTGCCTCCAGGAAGCACAGTTAAGTTAAAAAGGTTTCATTTTACTGCTCATATTGAAGAGTTCATTTGTTCATTGATATCTAGAGAAAGATAAATCTACTCTAGAGTGttgcaaatgggaagaaaacaacGTCCTAGTCCCACTGCAGTCAGTGCCAAAATGTTCCTTGACGCAGTGGGGCCAGGCTTTACCTTAGAGatataataaaatacttcaggatAGACTGAAAGCCTCCAGGAACAAGCTGTgccttatttcattttctgacaaGAAGCTGCAGTGCAAGACCCTCAAAATTCATGTTAATCTTCTCAGCTGCATCTGAGTGGGCTTCTGCCACTTCCCACAGTGACGGTGTGcttccctgccccaccccccAACCTGACCTTTATCTCCCGTAACCCTGCTCAGGCGATAAACACCAGTGGTGG
This Phalacrocorax aristotelis chromosome 3, bGulAri2.1, whole genome shotgun sequence DNA region includes the following protein-coding sequences:
- the CALHM6 gene encoding LOW QUALITY PROTEIN: calcium homeostasis modulator protein 6 (The sequence of the model RefSeq protein was modified relative to this genomic sequence to represent the inferred CDS: inserted 3 bases in 2 codons); translated protein: MGKLHQALDFCICHQTVLGYSIVSLLRAASEHIFSYAVFKCPCNSGNMLYGSVFLIVPAFILFLLGYMVNARTRRLLTGSCPPEERCTCSPWETCACYXALVAPLTWIRVALLRASFYKCTASGNSLIEKLVCEDKGQECHKLLVKVPCEKKLLEKIPGEFLSLQAQSQLIGWVLRASIMTVAQISTCVSLRYSPVSYIRLKFWKTYLKKEQKLFEIKAKEHETRLAEINMNCFFEATDPALFQTLSNEDWRKISLLFLLQEQYYSMIHKYVNXRGNSIWFGAGDQNPSVLGSVDEASTSKSGF